A window from Actimicrobium sp. CCC2.4 encodes these proteins:
- a CDS encoding porin, which yields MKKSLLALAVLSAIAGSATAQSSVTMYGIMDAGVVHESGNPSGSVTKLTSGVTAGSRLGFRGVEDLGGGVAAVFLLETGITIDTGGNAQGASTANPAGTVFARQNFVGLKSNNGTLTMGRQYNPYFKTVAAVDPFGAGGEGNSGNLVAFTGSNGRSNNSILYVSPSFSGFSGELLYGFGEVAGDTKLGRVINGAVQYANGPLMIRAAMQRQNAAPASALPAAYVAAQSAAVTKNAIIAASYNFDVVKLSALYATVKGPSFTSATPGSVLVGFNAAAGMPYNRTFVPPASADTRDFLLGATIPFGVSNVQLSYIDRKDKTASAQDAKQMAIGYEYNVSKRTALYAQFSHIKNDNGAAYTVGNAGDITAGSGDKGYAVGVRHTF from the coding sequence ATGAAAAAATCACTACTCGCACTTGCAGTCCTGAGCGCCATCGCTGGTTCAGCTACAGCACAAAGTTCAGTCACGATGTACGGCATCATGGACGCTGGCGTAGTACACGAAAGCGGCAATCCATCGGGTTCAGTTACCAAACTGACGAGCGGCGTCACCGCCGGCTCACGCCTCGGTTTCCGCGGCGTTGAAGATTTGGGCGGCGGCGTTGCTGCCGTGTTCTTGCTCGAGACTGGCATCACCATCGATACCGGCGGCAATGCTCAAGGCGCATCGACCGCGAATCCAGCCGGTACCGTTTTCGCCCGCCAGAACTTTGTCGGCTTGAAAAGCAATAACGGTACGCTGACCATGGGTCGCCAATACAATCCTTACTTTAAAACAGTTGCTGCAGTTGATCCATTCGGCGCAGGCGGCGAAGGTAACTCCGGTAACCTGGTGGCATTTACAGGCTCGAACGGCCGCAGCAACAACAGCATTCTGTACGTCAGCCCATCGTTTTCGGGTTTCAGCGGTGAACTGCTGTACGGATTCGGTGAAGTCGCGGGTGACACCAAACTGGGTCGCGTAATCAACGGAGCCGTCCAGTATGCCAATGGCCCCCTGATGATACGTGCAGCAATGCAGCGCCAAAATGCCGCACCAGCATCCGCGTTACCAGCGGCTTATGTTGCTGCCCAATCAGCTGCAGTAACCAAGAACGCCATCATTGCCGCCTCCTACAACTTCGACGTGGTCAAGCTGTCGGCGCTGTACGCGACCGTCAAGGGACCAAGCTTCACCAGCGCAACGCCTGGCTCGGTTCTGGTTGGTTTCAATGCTGCTGCCGGCATGCCGTACAACCGGACTTTCGTTCCACCTGCAAGCGCCGACACACGTGACTTCTTGCTCGGCGCGACGATCCCGTTTGGCGTCAGCAATGTCCAACTGTCGTACATCGACCGCAAAGACAAAACCGCATCGGCGCAAGATGCCAAGCAAATGGCAATCGGCTATGAGTACAACGTGTCCAAGCGGACTGCTTTGTACGCCCAGTTCTCACATATCAAGAACGACAACGGCGCGGCATACACCGTCGGCAACGCTGGTGACATCACCGCAGGTTCGGGTGACAAAGGCTACGCAGTCGGCGTTCGCCACACATTCTGA